A single Prochlorococcus marinus XMU1410 DNA region contains:
- the rplS gene encoding 50S ribosomal protein L19, translating to MAKEKQEKVLETVIKADASVDVAVEQKEKNTVSETTQTLSASNLIKEFENEQLKKELPEIYVGDTVKVGVKITEGNKERVQPYEGVVIAKRHGGINQTITVRRIFQGIGVERVFMLHSPQVASLKVERRGKVRRAKLFYLRDRVGKATRVKQRFDR from the coding sequence ATGGCCAAAGAGAAACAAGAGAAGGTATTAGAAACCGTTATTAAAGCTGACGCATCAGTTGATGTAGCAGTTGAACAAAAAGAAAAAAATACGGTTTCTGAGACTACGCAAACCTTAAGCGCATCCAATCTTATTAAGGAATTTGAGAATGAACAATTAAAAAAAGAATTACCTGAAATATATGTAGGGGACACTGTTAAAGTTGGGGTAAAAATTACAGAAGGTAATAAAGAAAGAGTCCAACCTTATGAAGGCGTTGTCATAGCAAAAAGACATGGAGGTATTAACCAGACTATTACAGTTAGAAGAATTTTTCAGGGTATAGGTGTTGAAAGAGTATTTATGCTACATAGTCCACAGGTTGCCTCTCTAAAAGTTGAACGTAGAGGTAAAGTAAGAAGAGCTAAATTATTCTATCTAAGGGATAGAGTAGGAAAAGCTACTCGCGTAAAACAACGCTTTGATCGATAA
- the gltX gene encoding glutamate--tRNA ligase has translation MEKRLRLAPSPTGLLHIGTARTALFNWLYAQKIGGKFLIRIEDTDFLRSKSEYTKNILEGLKWLGLKWDEEPINQSERISIHKSYIKKLLECGDAYRCFATEDEISELREKQKKKGLPPKYDNRHRSLSKEEIETFISQGRTSVIRFKIDEKIEIKWVDQIRGEIKWQGKDLGGDLVLSRRAKGYEIGDPLYNLAVVIDDNFMNITHVVRGEDHISNTAKQILIYKALNFNLPTFSHTPLILNSEGKKLSKRDCVTSIDEFREMGYLPEALSNYMAFLGWSPKSANREILSLEEISEIFDLSEINKAGAKFSWEKLNWINSQYIKNMELIKFSEIIRYYWDDNGWEPPSQEWAYKLAILIRDSMTVLKDSIDQSKPFFLMPTIQKEGQDFLENRDSKLSLKLILSYLIEQNTIKLNKEKAKEIINEISKKHNIKKGILMKSLRVAFFGSLTGPDLIQSWELFAESKTDRTRIERCL, from the coding sequence TTGGAAAAACGTTTAAGACTAGCCCCGAGTCCAACGGGTTTACTTCATATTGGGACAGCTCGGACAGCACTATTCAACTGGTTGTATGCACAAAAAATAGGTGGTAAATTTCTTATCAGAATAGAAGACACAGATTTTCTAAGATCTAAATCTGAATATACAAAAAATATATTAGAGGGCTTGAAATGGCTTGGACTTAAATGGGATGAAGAACCTATAAATCAAAGTGAACGAATTTCGATTCACAAAAGTTACATCAAAAAGCTATTGGAATGTGGAGATGCATATAGGTGCTTTGCAACAGAAGATGAAATATCTGAATTAAGAGAAAAACAAAAAAAGAAAGGATTACCTCCAAAGTATGATAATAGGCACAGAAGTCTTTCAAAAGAAGAAATAGAAACATTCATATCCCAAGGGAGGACTTCAGTAATAAGGTTTAAGATTGATGAAAAAATTGAAATTAAATGGGTAGATCAGATAAGAGGCGAAATCAAATGGCAAGGGAAGGATTTGGGAGGTGATTTAGTTTTGTCAAGAAGGGCCAAGGGATATGAAATTGGAGATCCTTTGTATAATCTTGCAGTTGTAATTGATGATAATTTCATGAATATTACTCATGTTGTAAGGGGTGAAGACCATATCTCGAACACTGCAAAACAAATATTGATTTACAAAGCATTAAATTTTAATTTGCCAACTTTTTCGCATACACCCTTAATACTGAATAGCGAAGGGAAAAAATTATCTAAGAGAGATTGCGTTACTTCAATCGACGAATTTAGAGAAATGGGATATTTACCTGAGGCCTTATCGAATTATATGGCCTTTTTAGGTTGGTCTCCAAAATCTGCCAACAGAGAAATACTTTCACTTGAAGAGATATCTGAAATTTTTGACTTATCAGAAATAAATAAAGCTGGAGCAAAATTCAGTTGGGAAAAACTCAACTGGATTAATTCTCAATATATAAAAAATATGGAATTAATAAAGTTTAGTGAGATCATAAGGTACTACTGGGATGATAATGGTTGGGAGCCGCCATCTCAAGAATGGGCTTATAAATTGGCAATATTGATTCGAGACTCTATGACTGTTTTAAAAGATTCAATAGATCAATCAAAACCATTTTTCTTAATGCCTACAATTCAAAAAGAAGGTCAAGATTTTCTGGAGAACAGGGATAGCAAATTATCTCTAAAACTAATCTTAAGTTATTTAATTGAGCAAAATACTATAAAACTAAATAAAGAGAAAGCCAAAGAAATAATAAACGAAATATCAAAAAAGCATAATATTAAAAAAGGGATATTAATGAAATCATTAAGAGTAGCCTTTTTTGGATCTCTCACTGGGCCAGATTTAATTCAAAGTTGGGAGCTTTTCGCAGAGAGTAAAACTGATAGAACTCGAATTGAAAGATGTCTTTAA
- a CDS encoding Photosystem I reaction center subunit III, which translates to MKFFFSIITSVFLLLGITPIALAANGPALNADRASTEYTASALTKCSENPKFIERANSATTQKDLARFERYGKASCGDDGLPHLIIGPPLEPWGALLNRGHEGDLLIPGVLFIYIAGIIGWSGREYLIESKKTKNPADLEIIIDLDLARKCLVKGAQWPLLANKQGRNGDLREKDNNITLNGPR; encoded by the coding sequence ATGAAATTCTTTTTTTCAATCATAACCTCAGTTTTTCTGCTTCTCGGAATTACTCCAATTGCTCTAGCTGCTAATGGGCCTGCCTTAAACGCAGATAGAGCTAGCACAGAGTACACTGCTTCAGCCCTCACAAAATGCTCTGAAAATCCTAAATTCATTGAGAGAGCAAATTCTGCAACTACTCAAAAAGACCTCGCAAGATTTGAAAGATACGGAAAAGCATCATGCGGTGATGATGGTCTTCCACATTTAATAATTGGACCTCCTCTTGAGCCATGGGGAGCTCTTTTAAATAGAGGGCATGAAGGAGATTTACTTATTCCAGGAGTATTGTTCATTTACATTGCCGGAATTATAGGTTGGTCAGGAAGAGAGTATCTAATTGAATCAAAAAAGACTAAGAATCCAGCAGATCTTGAGATCATTATTGACCTAGACTTAGCCAGAAAATGTCTTGTAAAAGGAGCGCAATGGCCTCTTCTTGCCAATAAACAAGGTAGAAATGGAGATTTAAGAGAGAAAGATAACAATATTACACTTAATGGTCCTCGCTAA
- a CDS encoding SDR family oxidoreductase, with the protein MINPNKNVKTIGITGASGALGKELTKLFRQKGYKVIGFTHSKTNYEINLESPNKWIRWECGKESSLKKQLESIDILILNHGIYDLSRENSNYENSIEINALSKFKFLNLFEDIALSNDSLIKKEIWINTSEAEILPALNPSYEISKSLIGQLVSFKKNLLDKNTKKKLIIKKIILGPFKSELNPLGIMSPKFVSKKIYDLANSKNYLVIISPNPLTYILFPMKEFFNFLYCQIIYKYKS; encoded by the coding sequence ATGATAAATCCAAACAAAAACGTAAAAACTATAGGGATTACTGGAGCCTCAGGTGCGCTAGGGAAAGAATTAACAAAGTTGTTTCGTCAAAAAGGATATAAAGTGATTGGATTTACTCATAGTAAAACTAATTATGAAATAAATCTTGAATCTCCAAATAAATGGATTAGATGGGAATGTGGGAAGGAGTCGTCATTAAAAAAACAATTAGAAAGTATAGACATTTTAATTTTGAACCATGGTATCTATGATTTGAGTAGAGAAAATTCCAATTATGAAAACTCAATAGAAATAAATGCATTAAGCAAATTCAAATTCTTAAATTTATTTGAAGATATTGCTCTAAGCAATGATTCACTAATAAAAAAAGAGATTTGGATAAATACATCTGAAGCAGAAATATTACCCGCCTTAAATCCGTCATATGAGATTAGTAAATCCCTTATTGGTCAATTAGTTTCTTTCAAAAAAAATCTTCTAGACAAAAATACAAAGAAAAAATTAATAATTAAGAAAATTATCTTAGGGCCTTTTAAATCAGAACTAAATCCTCTCGGAATAATGAGTCCCAAATTTGTTTCTAAAAAAATTTATGATTTAGCCAATTCAAAAAATTATTTAGTAATAATTAGTCCAAACCCTTTAACTTATATACTTTTTCCAATGAAAGAATTTTTTAATTTTTTGTATTGCCAAATTATCTATAAGTACAAATCTTAG
- the tsaD gene encoding tRNA (adenosine(37)-N6)-threonylcarbamoyltransferase complex transferase subunit TsaD: MHKVLAIETSCDETSVSIVSNIGDTFRIHSNIIASQIEDHSKWGGVVPELAARKHLELLPYVLDEALEESKIKIEEVDYIASTVAPGLVGCLRVGSITARSLCMLHSKPFLGIHHLEGHLSSILFSDNYPKKSFLTLLVSGGHTELIKVDDRRGMQRLGKSFDDAAGEAFDKVGRLLGLSYPGGPAIEKIAKNGDPMKFNLPKCRISDKKGGFLKYDFSFSGLKTAVLRLVERINLDGKTVPIPDIAASFERVVAEVLVERTIKCAEDHSLDNVVVVGGVAANNTLRKMMISEANKKSIKVHLAPLNLCTDNAAMIGAAALFRIKFKDHLSSLKLGVAGRLSIEQANTLYEENPPF, from the coding sequence ATGCATAAAGTTTTAGCTATTGAAACAAGTTGTGATGAGACATCTGTCTCAATAGTTTCTAATATTGGCGATACTTTCAGAATACATTCAAATATAATTGCCTCTCAAATTGAAGATCATTCAAAATGGGGAGGAGTTGTGCCTGAACTTGCAGCTAGAAAGCATTTAGAATTATTACCTTATGTTTTAGATGAGGCTTTAGAAGAATCAAAAATCAAAATTGAGGAAGTTGATTATATTGCATCAACTGTAGCTCCAGGATTAGTTGGTTGTTTACGAGTTGGCTCTATAACTGCAAGATCACTTTGCATGTTACATTCAAAACCATTTTTGGGAATTCATCATTTGGAGGGTCATTTATCTTCAATTCTATTTTCAGACAACTACCCAAAGAAATCTTTTCTTACATTACTTGTTAGCGGCGGGCATACTGAATTGATAAAGGTTGATGATAGAAGGGGAATGCAAAGACTTGGGAAAAGTTTTGATGATGCTGCTGGAGAAGCCTTTGATAAAGTTGGCAGACTATTAGGTCTTAGTTATCCAGGAGGACCGGCAATTGAAAAGATTGCTAAAAATGGGGATCCAATGAAATTTAATTTACCAAAATGTAGGATTTCTGATAAAAAAGGTGGATTTCTTAAATATGATTTCTCTTTTAGTGGTCTAAAAACTGCTGTACTTAGATTAGTTGAGAGAATAAATTTGGATGGGAAGACCGTTCCAATTCCTGATATTGCTGCAAGTTTCGAGAGAGTAGTGGCAGAGGTCTTGGTAGAGAGAACAATAAAATGTGCAGAAGACCATAGCTTGGATAATGTTGTTGTGGTTGGGGGAGTGGCTGCTAACAATACATTAAGAAAAATGATGATTAGTGAAGCTAATAAAAAATCTATTAAAGTTCATTTAGCTCCCCTTAATCTTTGTACAGATAATGCTGCAATGATTGGAGCGGCGGCGTTGTTCAGGATCAAATTTAAGGATCACTTAAGTTCCCTTAAATTAGGTGTCGCAGGAAGACTATCAATTGAACAAGCAAATACCCTTTATGAAGAAAATCCTCCTTTCTAA
- a CDS encoding YajQ family cyclic di-GMP-binding protein, with translation MAESFSFDVVSDFDRQELVNTLDQVKREISQRYDLKGTDTSVDLEKENIFIITNSELTLNAVNDIIRQKAIKRNLSLKIFDYGDIEIVSGNRIKQTILLKQGIKQEIAKKISKNIRDQIKKINVSINGETLRVASKSKNDLQLAIKLVSELEESLNIPLKANNFR, from the coding sequence ATGGCAGAAAGTTTTTCATTTGATGTTGTTTCTGATTTTGATAGACAAGAATTAGTCAATACTTTGGATCAAGTTAAAAGGGAAATTTCTCAGCGTTACGATTTGAAGGGCACGGATACTTCAGTTGATTTAGAAAAAGAAAATATTTTTATAATCACCAATAGCGAACTTACTTTGAATGCTGTCAATGACATAATTAGACAAAAGGCAATAAAAAGAAACTTATCCTTAAAAATATTTGACTACGGTGACATTGAAATAGTTAGTGGTAATAGAATTAAACAGACAATTTTATTAAAACAAGGAATTAAACAAGAAATTGCAAAAAAAATCAGTAAAAATATTAGAGATCAAATAAAAAAAATCAATGTCAGTATTAATGGAGAAACACTAAGAGTTGCAAGTAAGAGCAAAAATGATCTTCAATTAGCAATTAAGCTTGTTAGTGAGTTGGAAGAGTCTTTGAACATCCCTCTAAAAGCTAATAATTTTAGATAA
- a CDS encoding phosphotransacetylase family protein, which translates to MSDILLIGSCEPFSGKSAMVLGIAKKLLQKKKKVRIGKPLATCIELTNLPSMSYEGLIDDDVKFIGSTLNIEEENLISSVGLLDNISAEKRIFNKDLLPGKGFDQIEGLVNDDFEGLNILEAAGSLHEGMIYGLSLPQLAKDLDAKVLIVNLWEDCKSVDALLDAKKQLGEKLAGVVLNGVLPQEVEKVKNEIIPSLKDLDIEVFGVMPKSPLLRSVTVGELVTRLDAQVICCPEKDQLLVETLSIGAMGVNSAMEFFRRRRNMAVVTGADRTDIQLAALEASTQCLILTGLGDPLSQLIHRAEELEVPILKVELDTLSSVEIIEQAFGHVRIHESIKASYAIQLVQEHVNLKRILEKIDFPCNFSDKC; encoded by the coding sequence ATGAGCGATATATTGTTAATTGGCTCATGTGAGCCATTTAGTGGTAAGTCTGCAATGGTTCTTGGAATAGCAAAAAAACTTTTACAGAAGAAAAAAAAAGTACGCATAGGGAAACCTCTAGCAACATGTATTGAACTTACTAATCTTCCCTCAATGTCTTATGAAGGATTAATAGATGATGATGTTAAGTTTATTGGATCAACATTAAATATCGAAGAGGAGAATTTAATTTCTTCAGTAGGATTATTGGATAATATCTCAGCTGAAAAAAGAATCTTCAATAAAGACTTACTCCCAGGAAAAGGTTTTGATCAGATTGAAGGATTGGTAAATGATGATTTTGAAGGTCTGAATATTTTAGAGGCAGCCGGAAGTCTCCATGAGGGTATGATTTATGGCTTAAGTCTCCCACAACTAGCAAAGGATTTAGATGCGAAAGTTTTAATTGTGAATTTATGGGAAGATTGTAAAAGTGTGGATGCATTACTTGATGCGAAAAAACAATTAGGTGAGAAGTTGGCTGGAGTTGTATTAAACGGAGTTTTGCCGCAAGAAGTCGAAAAAGTTAAAAATGAAATAATACCCTCTCTTAAAGATCTGGATATTGAAGTGTTTGGAGTGATGCCTAAATCGCCACTTCTTAGAAGTGTCACAGTAGGTGAGCTTGTGACAAGACTAGATGCCCAAGTAATTTGTTGCCCTGAAAAAGATCAATTGCTTGTTGAAACATTAAGTATTGGTGCAATGGGGGTGAATTCTGCAATGGAATTTTTCAGGAGAAGACGAAATATGGCTGTAGTTACTGGAGCTGATAGAACTGATATCCAACTTGCTGCTTTGGAGGCTTCGACTCAATGCCTAATTTTAACTGGGTTAGGAGACCCTTTGTCACAATTGATTCATAGAGCAGAGGAATTGGAGGTGCCAATTTTAAAGGTGGAATTAGATACTCTTTCCTCCGTGGAAATTATTGAACAAGCTTTTGGTCATGTCAGAATACATGAATCAATTAAAGCTTCTTATGCTATTCAATTAGTTCAAGAGCATGTAAATCTAAAAAGAATTCTCGAAAAGATAGATTTTCCCTGCAATTTTTCAGATAAATGCTAA
- a CDS encoding PepSY domain-containing protein yields the protein MKSLFNSRQFHKALAPWVFLPLFISSITGLLYRVSKDLLGYSREQVHWLMSLHEGEWLGDNGELIYVILNSLGVLWMLVTGFQIFSKTISFTKKVTKGESKG from the coding sequence ATGAAAAGTTTATTTAATTCTAGGCAATTTCATAAGGCTTTGGCGCCCTGGGTTTTTCTTCCATTATTTATATCTTCAATTACTGGTCTTCTTTATAGGGTTTCAAAAGATTTACTAGGTTACTCTAGAGAACAAGTTCATTGGTTAATGTCTCTCCATGAGGGAGAATGGCTTGGAGATAATGGAGAACTTATATACGTAATATTGAATTCCCTTGGAGTTTTATGGATGCTCGTAACAGGATTCCAAATATTTTCAAAAACAATTTCATTTACCAAAAAGGTTACTAAAGGCGAGTCAAAAGGTTAA
- a CDS encoding prohibitin family protein, whose amino-acid sequence MSTSFKNVTPTGPGGTATLLIVLSFTGFLLLTQSLFVVPSGQVAVVTTLGKVSGPSRRAGLNFKLPFIQSVYPFDIKTQVQPEKFETLTKDLQVIRATATVKYSVKPNEAGRIFATIASRNSDVYQKIVQPSLLKALKSVFSQYELETIATEFAVISEKVGDTVAKELNSFDYVDVKSLDLTGLEIAEEYRAAIEQKQIAGQQLLRAKTEVEIAEQEALRYETLNRSLDDQVLFKLFLDKWDGSTQVVPGLPGSEGGSPPVIVGGKR is encoded by the coding sequence ATGTCAACATCCTTTAAAAATGTAACTCCAACAGGTCCAGGTGGAACCGCAACATTATTAATTGTATTGTCCTTTACTGGCTTTCTTTTGCTCACCCAATCTCTCTTTGTTGTCCCTTCTGGACAAGTTGCAGTTGTTACAACACTAGGGAAAGTAAGTGGTCCCTCTAGGAGAGCTGGTTTAAACTTTAAACTTCCATTTATTCAGTCTGTTTATCCATTTGATATAAAAACTCAGGTTCAACCCGAGAAATTTGAAACTTTGACTAAAGATCTTCAAGTTATTAGGGCTACGGCTACAGTAAAGTATTCAGTAAAACCTAACGAAGCAGGAAGGATCTTCGCAACAATTGCAAGCAGAAATAGCGATGTTTATCAAAAAATTGTTCAGCCATCTTTGCTAAAAGCTTTAAAATCAGTTTTTTCTCAATATGAGCTGGAAACAATTGCTACTGAATTTGCAGTAATTTCTGAAAAAGTAGGTGATACTGTTGCAAAAGAACTAAATTCATTCGATTATGTAGATGTTAAAAGTTTAGATCTTACTGGATTGGAGATTGCAGAGGAATATAGAGCTGCGATTGAACAAAAGCAAATAGCAGGTCAGCAATTATTAAGAGCAAAGACAGAAGTTGAAATTGCTGAACAAGAAGCACTAAGATATGAGACATTAAATAGAAGTCTCGACGATCAGGTACTTTTCAAATTATTTCTCGACAAATGGGACGGTAGTACACAAGTTGTTCCTGGCCTACCAGGTTCAGAAGGGGGAAGTCCCCCAGTAATAGTTGGTGGTAAGAGATAA
- the map gene encoding type I methionyl aminopeptidase, whose product MRHFADLLLNKNNSKANDQVPFIQKRRGIEIKSSREINLMKKSSRIVATVLREINDLIKPGMSTKDLDDFAEKRIKSFGAVPSFKGYHGFPSSICSSINNEVVHGIPSKNKIIKNGDLVKIDTGAYLDGFHGDSCISICVGEVSPKAQKLSDIAYKALYAGLSKIKSGNTLLDVAGEIEDIVVKNGFSVVEDYTGHGVGRNLHEEPSVFNFRTKELPNVVLREGMTLAVEPIVNEGTKFCKTLNDRWTVITKDGKLSAQWEHTIVVLKDGIEILTDRDF is encoded by the coding sequence ATGAGACATTTTGCAGATCTTTTGTTAAATAAAAATAATTCCAAAGCTAATGATCAAGTTCCTTTTATTCAGAAGAGAAGAGGAATCGAAATAAAGTCTTCACGGGAAATAAATTTGATGAAAAAATCTAGCAGGATTGTAGCAACTGTTTTGAGGGAAATTAATGACTTAATTAAACCTGGAATGAGTACAAAAGATTTAGATGATTTCGCAGAAAAGAGGATAAAAAGTTTTGGAGCTGTGCCAAGTTTCAAGGGCTACCATGGATTCCCTTCTAGTATTTGTTCAAGTATTAATAATGAGGTTGTCCACGGCATTCCAAGTAAAAATAAAATAATTAAAAATGGTGACTTAGTTAAAATTGATACAGGGGCATACTTAGATGGTTTCCATGGAGATAGTTGTATATCAATTTGTGTAGGAGAAGTTAGTCCAAAGGCTCAAAAACTTAGTGACATAGCTTATAAAGCATTGTATGCGGGGCTTTCGAAAATCAAGTCAGGGAATACACTTCTAGATGTGGCTGGGGAAATCGAAGACATTGTTGTAAAAAATGGCTTTAGTGTTGTAGAAGACTATACAGGCCATGGCGTTGGAAGAAATCTTCATGAAGAACCATCAGTATTTAATTTTCGGACCAAAGAATTGCCCAACGTCGTCCTTCGTGAAGGAATGACATTAGCGGTGGAACCTATCGTTAATGAAGGGACTAAATTTTGCAAAACACTAAATGATAGATGGACCGTAATAACAAAAGATGGAAAACTATCGGCCCAATGGGAGCATACAATAGTTGTTTTAAAAGATGGTATTGAAATATTGACAGATCGAGATTTCTAG
- the gmk gene encoding guanylate kinase, which translates to MKNQKKLIILTGPSGVGKGTVLKEILGKEKNFWLSISATTREPREGEKDGENYYFLNQETFKEMIEQNLLLEWAQFAGNYYGTPLSSVNEKIKKGFTVLLEIEVEGARQIKNKFPNSLSIFLLPPDKEELERRIRNRGTEKEEAIKKRLSRANYEISVSNQFDFAITNNNIDETVKKIIKFIKT; encoded by the coding sequence ATGAAAAATCAAAAAAAACTTATTATTCTGACTGGACCCAGCGGGGTAGGTAAAGGAACAGTTCTTAAAGAAATATTAGGTAAAGAGAAAAATTTTTGGCTTTCAATATCTGCAACTACTCGAGAACCTAGAGAGGGAGAGAAGGACGGAGAAAATTACTATTTTTTAAATCAAGAAACGTTTAAAGAAATGATTGAACAGAACCTGTTGCTTGAATGGGCACAATTCGCTGGAAACTACTATGGAACGCCTTTGTCTTCTGTTAATGAGAAAATAAAAAAGGGATTTACCGTACTACTTGAAATTGAAGTAGAGGGTGCAAGGCAAATAAAAAATAAGTTTCCTAATTCCCTGTCAATATTTTTACTTCCTCCGGATAAAGAAGAGTTAGAGAGAAGAATAAGAAATAGAGGTACAGAAAAAGAAGAGGCAATTAAAAAAAGACTCTCTAGGGCTAATTATGAGATTTCAGTATCAAATCAATTTGATTTTGCAATAACAAATAACAATATTGATGAAACAGTAAAAAAAATAATCAAGTTTATAAAAACTTGA
- a CDS encoding cation:proton antiporter, which produces MTPERLGLLWGITVFAGACARLFSSFTGFPSVVILLLSGLFIGRSGLGLVEPLDLGQGLETIVGLLVCLVLFEGGLNLKLPDGNIRNTVLKISLVRLFISLSAGIFIAHWLAGLSWQVAGIYSAIVLATGPTVVSPLVEQIKLTSPLSEVLKAEGLLLEPIGAVLALLLLELTLGDLRGINDVFIALMQRLGGGVLIGLGAGWLLSEILKKIKNEASFGIELQVTLGFIFLVYGICEYFLPESGLPASVAAGFIVGKREVIDKEKLDNLIGELAQLAITVLFPLLAADVSWGELSPLGWGGVVCVFILMVIVRPISIWIATMGKDLNLKEKIFLAWLAPRGIVTAAVASLFSIRLEQAGILGAGRLQGLVFLTILMTVGIQGLSAKPLANRLELGQKNILVD; this is translated from the coding sequence ATGACGCCTGAAAGGCTTGGATTACTTTGGGGGATAACTGTATTTGCTGGTGCTTGCGCTCGATTATTTTCTTCTTTTACCGGATTCCCAAGTGTTGTTATTTTATTGCTTTCTGGATTATTCATTGGAAGATCAGGATTAGGACTTGTTGAACCTTTAGATCTCGGGCAAGGGCTTGAAACTATTGTGGGGCTTTTGGTCTGTTTGGTTCTTTTTGAAGGGGGATTAAATTTAAAACTGCCTGATGGGAATATAAGAAATACTGTTTTAAAAATTTCATTGGTAAGACTTTTTATTTCATTATCAGCTGGAATTTTTATTGCTCATTGGCTGGCTGGTCTCTCATGGCAAGTCGCAGGAATATATAGTGCCATTGTTCTAGCTACTGGACCAACAGTTGTCTCTCCATTAGTGGAGCAAATAAAATTAACTTCCCCACTCTCGGAAGTTTTAAAAGCTGAGGGGTTGTTGCTTGAACCAATTGGTGCAGTACTAGCATTACTGCTCTTAGAACTGACTTTAGGGGACCTTCGTGGGATTAATGATGTATTTATAGCATTAATGCAAAGATTAGGGGGAGGAGTTTTAATCGGATTAGGTGCAGGATGGTTACTATCAGAAATTTTAAAAAAAATAAAAAATGAAGCCTCATTTGGAATAGAGCTTCAAGTTACCCTAGGATTTATTTTCCTTGTGTATGGAATTTGCGAATATTTTTTACCAGAATCAGGCTTGCCGGCTTCAGTCGCGGCAGGTTTTATTGTAGGCAAAAGAGAAGTTATAGATAAGGAGAAATTGGATAATCTAATTGGTGAGTTAGCTCAATTAGCAATAACAGTTCTTTTCCCTCTTTTGGCCGCTGACGTTTCTTGGGGTGAATTAAGTCCGCTTGGCTGGGGAGGGGTTGTTTGTGTTTTTATTTTGATGGTAATTGTTCGCCCTATCTCTATCTGGATAGCAACAATGGGGAAAGACTTGAACCTAAAAGAAAAAATATTTTTAGCCTGGTTAGCACCAAGAGGTATTGTTACTGCAGCTGTAGCTTCTCTTTTTTCTATCAGATTAGAGCAGGCTGGTATCCTTGGGGCTGGTCGTCTACAAGGTTTAGTTTTCCTTACTATTTTGATGACAGTTGGAATACAAGGACTTTCAGCTAAACCTTTGGCAAATAGACTTGAATTAGGCCAAAAAAACATTTTGGTTGATTAA
- a CDS encoding high light inducible protein, whose product MNKQPKIEIKDTKNFVDKKELNLWKRGFTPQAEIWNGRMATVGIGIIFIVIALISQFS is encoded by the coding sequence ATGAACAAACAACCTAAAATCGAGATTAAAGATACAAAAAACTTCGTTGATAAAAAGGAACTGAATTTGTGGAAAAGAGGTTTTACTCCTCAAGCTGAAATATGGAATGGAAGGATGGCAACTGTTGGTATAGGAATTATTTTTATAGTTATTGCTTTAATAAGCCAGTTTTCTTAA
- the psaJ gene encoding photosystem I reaction center subunit IX — protein MFKILNTKFVRSAPVVAAIWLSLTAGIIIEFNRFFPDLLFHPMS, from the coding sequence ATGTTCAAAATTCTAAACACAAAATTTGTCAGATCTGCTCCAGTGGTAGCAGCAATTTGGCTAAGCCTTACAGCTGGAATAATTATTGAATTTAATAGGTTTTTCCCAGATTTATTATTCCATCCAATGAGTTGA